GGGAATTATTTCAACAAAACTCGGAGCTGACGGAAGCATGTGGGAGCTGCTTTATATGCCTGCAGGAGGCTCAAGAAACCCTGCAACAAAGGATACAGTTAAAAAAAGAATGCATTATGTGAAAATGAAGGGCAATGAGACATTCAAAGTTGCTGTGCGCACTCTGGAAACGCTTGTTATTGAGACGCTGGAAGAAAACAAGCTAAAACCGTCACAGCTTTCGCTCTTGATACCGCATCAGGCAAATCTTCGGATTATTCAGGCAACCGCAGATAGATTAGGGCTTCCGCAGGAAAGGGTGTTTGTGAATCTTAATAAATACGGAAACACATCTGCTGCATCGATTGCCATTGCTCTTGACGAAGCAGTACAACAGGACAGGATCAAGAACGGGGATTACATTATGCTCGAGGCATTCGGCGGCGGTCTTACATGGGCATCGGTTCTTATAAAGTGGTAGGGACAAGAATAATGCAGACATCACTAGAAAATTTCTTTAACTCGATAGATTATTTGAATTATCTTATTTTGTTATTTCTGATAAATTTTTTTATTTTCCATCTATGCTAGGGAGCAAAGGTATCGAAAAATAAATTTTCTCGCAATATCCGCATTAATTTAGAAAACAGAGGATAATAGTTTATGTCATATATAACCGTCATAGGTGCAGGAAGCTGGGGCACGACACTTGCGTGTCTTCTTGCTGAGAAAGGATATGATACTTCTTTGTGGGTCTATGAAGAATCTCTTTCTGAGGAGATAAAAGGCACGCGTGTAAACAGCATCTATCTTCCTGATGTAAAAATCCATGATGATATCAAGATTTTTAACAAGATTGAAAACGCTGTCAAAGATGCAAGATATATAGTCAATGCAGTCCCTGTCCAGCATATTCGTTGCATATTCAAGAATGTTTATGCTCATGCAAATAAAGATGCAATAATCGTGAGCGTGTCAAAAGGCATTGAAAAAAACAGCCTTGATACGCCATCTAAAATTTTGAATGGACTTTCTAAACATCAAGTAGCGGTTCTTTCAGGCCCCAGTTTTGCAAAAGAAGTAATTCAGAAAATGCCTACAGCTGTTACAATCGCATCAGATAAAAAAGATACAGCTTTAATACTGCAGGAAGTTTTTAATACTGACTATTTCAGGGTTTATAAACATGATGATGTTGTCGGAGTTGAGCTTGGCGGCGCTTTGAAAAATGTAATGGCAATTGCATCAGGCATATGCGATGGTCTTGGACTTGGAAATAATGCCCGTGCAGCTTTGATTACAAGAGGACTTGCAGAGATGAGAAGGATTGGCGCTGCAATGGGTGCAAAGAAAGAAACATTCTCGGGGTTAAGCGGACTTGGCGATCTTGTGCTGACATGCACAGGCAGTCTTTCTAGAAATTATAATTTCGGCATCAAGCTTGCAGGAGGGATGAAAACATCTGAGATACTTTCTCAGATGAAGATGGTTGCAGAGGGAGTTGCAACAGCGGAATCTGCTCATGAGCTTGCAAAAAAACATAAGGTCGAAATGCCGATAGTTGAGCAGGTTTACAATGTTCTGTACAAAGATAAAAATCCTGCTCTTGCTGTAAATGATCTTATGACACGCGCATTAAAAGCAGAGTTTTATTAAAGTTATTCTATGATAGATAAACTCAAAGAGATACTAAACTATATAAAAGACAATAAAATTTCTGTTGAGGATGCTGTAAAAAGATTAAAACACCTTCCTTATGAAGACATTTCATTTGCAAAAATAGACCATCACAGACATCTTACTCAGGGAATCCCTGAAGTCATCTTTGCAAGAGGGAAAAGCCTCAAACAGGTGATAAGCATTGCAAAGGCAATGAAGAAAAAAAACAAGAGATTTCTTATTACAAAGTCTGACAAAAAAATATATGATTCCCTGAAGATAAAAGGCGCGGTGTTTTATCCTGCATCAGGCGTGATCGAATTTGGCGGGGTGAAAAAGAAGAAAGGCAGTGTGGTTGTTGTCTCAGCAGGAACATCTGACATACCAATTGCTGAAGAAGCAGCAGTAACCGCTTCGTTTCTTGGAAGCAATGTCCAGACGATTTATGATATTGGAGTTGCAGGGCTGCACAGACTGCTTGATAATAAACATGCATTTGCCTCTGCGCGGGTGATAGTTGTTGTTGCAGGGATGGAGGGAGCGCTTCCATCAGTTGTGGGAGGATTAACAGACAAACCAATAATTGCAGTGCCGACTTCCATTGGCTACGGCGCAAGCCTTGGAGGATTAACTGCGCTTTTTGCAATGCTGAACTCCTGCGTGCCAGGGATTGCCGTTATGAATATTGACAATGGATTCGGCGCAGGATGCCTTGCGCATAAAATAAATCTGATTGATTTATAATTAAATCCTTTAATTTTAATGGAATAATTTTATATGGAAAAATCTTTAGCATATTGCTTTACAGTTTTATTGTTATTTAGCTTTTCAACGTTAGCTTACTCAGGTGATTTATCATCAATCCTTATTAATACCAATAAATCTTATCCTGGGATAGAAAAAGAAAATGTAAGTTATTTAATGAGTATGCCGTCACATAAGGTTGTTAAATTTATAAGGGAAACATATAGGGAAATGAATTGCAAAGAATTTAAAAATGTCCCTTCACAATATGCGATCGCATATTTGGGAATGTTTGGAAATTTCGAAGATAATTTAATAATAAAATCTGTTCTGGACTGTGATAATTTGCATGCTGCTGAATTGGAGCCATGCGAATATTATTGTGCATACGATTTTGCATTAAATTTATTAGATATCAGATTTTATAAAAAAGGCACACCACAACTTAAAATTGATGAATGGCCGGTTTTTACAAATAAAAACACATCATCCCTAAAGGTTAATTCAATCGAAAATAAGCTAGCAAAACTGAAAGAAAAGGAACTTTTACAGTCTTTGAGCAACATTAAGAAAAGACCTAAATTGCCATTAGGTGTAATAGAAGGGATGGAAGATGGGCAAATAAAATTATTTTATCAATATTCAGTATATTATGAATTAGCAAAAAGAGCAAAAAAAGAAAGTACAAGAAACGAATTATTCAAAGAGATGCTTTACCTGTATTTTAAGGATGCTAGTGGAGACGGAGGGGTAAAAGTTCTTGAGCGAATAATATATTTAATTGAGGCTCGACGGAAAGGTAATCGTTAACATATAAATTTTCGTAATTGTAATAATTAGATTTAATATAGCGTAAAATTTTCTGTGCGAAGTTGAAAAAGCAAAAAAGAAAGGTAGTGCTCTCCATAAATTTCACCGAAAATTTTTAAAAACAGCACGAGCAGGTCAGTAAAGAAACTAATAAAAATAACGGTCAAAGTACTGAGAGGATTGTATATATTGTATTTAGTTGTTTAAATAACAAATGGAGAATTATGCCTTTAAAGGAATTTACACAAAATGTTTGACACTACCCGACGAGCACATCTGCTTGACTTATCTCCAAGGAAGCTGTTAAACTCATCTATCAAAAAATTGTGTAACCGGATGAAAACTACGTCATTGTAACCCCCTCAATCTACCTGTTTTTTTCCTCAAACGCAAAAAAAGGAGTTTATGGAATTTCAAAGATTTAATTTCAACACAACAATTACAAACGCAATAAAAGATGCAGGTTTTACGAAACCAACGCCGATTCAGGCGCAGGCAATGCCTCATGCATTGCAAGGACAGGATATTATGGGTCTGGCACAGACAGGCACAGGCAAAACAGCGGCATTTGTGCTTCCTATTCTTGAACGGCTCATGAAAGGATCACGCAATCATGTACGCGCTGTTATAATTGCGCCTACACGCGAGCTTGCCGAACAGATTCACACATCAATACGCGATTTCGGCCGCCATACAAAACTGCGAAGCGTTACAGTCTATGGAGGCGTAAGCATAAGACAGCAGATACAAAAACTTCGCGCAGGAGTTGAGATAGTAGTTGCATGTCCGGGCCGTCTTCTGGATCATATTGATCACAGGACGATCAATCTCTCGAACATGGAAGTCCTTGTTCTTGATGAAGCTGACAGGATGTTTGACATGGGCTTTCTGCCTGACATCAAAAAGATTGTCAAACACATACCTGCAAAAAGGCAGACAATGATGTTCTCAGCAACAATGCCCGATGACATAAGAAAGCTGGCACACGATATTCTGAAAGATCCTGTCACAGTACAGATAAGCCATGCAATGCCGGTGAACACAGTATCACATACGCTTTATCCAGTGTCGCATCATTTAAAGACAGAGCTTTTACTCGCTTTGCTCAAACACACTAAAACAGGGTCTGTTCTTGTATTTACGCGCACAAAGCACGGAGCAAAACGTGTGGGAGATCAATTAAAAAGAGCCGGTTATCGTGCTGCATCGATGCAGGGAAATCTCACCCAGAACAAACGTCAGGAAACACTTGACGGTTTTCGCAGAGGCAGATACCAGATACTTGTTGCGACTGACATTGCATCACGCGGAATTGATATCTCAAACATATCGCATGTCATTAACTACGATATGCCGGACAATGTTGATGCTTACACGCACCGAATCGGCAGAACCGGAAGAGCTGCGAAAACAGGCGATGCATTCACATTCATAACGCGCGCAGATGAAGTAATGGTTAAGAAAATAGAGAGAGTCCTTCGCAAAAAAATAGATAGACGCCAGCTCGAAGACTTTGATTACAAAAAATCTGCATCAGGACATGATGCAGATTTTAAGCGCGAGTCTTATGAAGAAAAACGCGGACCAAAACAACACAGACGCGGGTCTTACGAGCACAAACGTGAACCAAAACAGCACAGTGAATCTTATGGACAAAAACGTGCGTCAAAAGAACAAGGAAATGATTTTTATGAACACAAACACGAGCCTCGCGAACAAAAGCCTTTTTTGCAGCATAAGAGGCCAGAGCATCCAGCCTCTTATAAATCAGGATTTAACAAATATAAAGGAGATAATGCAAAACCTGCGTATGATTCTTTTGCTGGAAGTTCAGAAAAACCAAAAGCTCACAAATCAGCCTTCAGCAAATATAAAGGGCTTCATTCCAAATCTTCGCAAAGCCCTTTTGACAATAGTTCTGCTCCAAAACGTTTTTCAGATTCAAAGAGATTCAAAAGCAGACCGAACAGGCCGAACACAAGCCGTTAAATAGTTTTCTCTACAAAAGGGTTTATCTTATGTTGGATAAGCTGTTTTGCACAGTGCATAAAATAAACCCCTTATATTGCCTTATTTTCTTTATCCTCAAAATTCTACCTGAGTTTTTTCGTTCCTTTTAATCTGTAAGAATCGAACCTTGATATTCATGAAACTCATACATTTATTTGTAATACAAACAAAAACATATTACAATTAGATTCAAGATGCCAGATTTCTCTACAGGTGAAAATAAGATTAATGCTGAATTGTATAAAGTAAAATGAATATTTTTGAAATCTCACTCAATAAAAAAATCCTGCAGCTTTGGAAGGAAATCCCGCATGTAATTTCTTTTATTGATTATCTCTATGATATCAAATGTGATTGCGGCGGATGGATACGGTTTTTAATAAAAGCATATATGATACTTTACGTTGAAGGATTTTCAGGGGTAAATGTACGGATAAAACGATACTATGAGCTTGCTTCCCGGTCACAGAAAGGATATGCGGAATGGATAATGCAGTATGACCTGTGGACGTCTCAGGTTGAAAATGAGATTATGCGAAGAGCTGAAAATTTGGCGAGCAAGCCAATTATTTCGGTTGTAATGCCTGTATTTGATCCAAATCCTAATATGCTTGCTGAAGCCATTAAATCAGTACTGCATCAGGTTTATCCTAATTGGCAGCTTTGCATCTCCGACGATGCATCAACAAATCCAGAAATTCGTGAAATACTCCATTTTTACCAAAAAATAGACAAGCGAATTAAAATTGTTTTTCGCTCTTCGAATGGTCATATCTCAAGGGCTTCTAACGATGCTGTTGAACTTGCTGGCGGAGACTATATCGCTTTGCTGGACCACGATGATCTGCTTGCGCCTGACGCTCTTTACTGGACGGCAGAAGCAATATGCAGGAATCCTCAGGCAGAGATAATATATTCTGATGAAGATAAAATTGATGCATCTGGAAAGCGGTCTGAACATTATTTCAAACCGGACTGGAATTATGATCTCATGCTTTCTCAAAATATGATAAGCCATCTGGGAGTCTACAAAAAAACGCTTGTTGATCAGGTCGGAAGATTTCGTCCCGGCTTTGAGGGATCACAGGACTATGATCTGGCTTTGCGTTGTATCGAAAAAATATCGTCTGATCAAATAATTCATATTCCAAGGGTTTTATATCATTGGCGCCAGCACCAGCAGAGCACATCTAAATCAATTGATGCAAAACCATATGCTTTAGATGCAGCGCGCAGAGCGATTCAGGAGCATCTTGAAAGGATTAATATAAATGCGGATGTTGATTTTCATCCTGAACTTCCTTATTACCGTGTTAGGTATCATCTCCCAAAGACCCTGCCGCTGGTAAGTCTCATAATACCGACAAGAAATAACCATCGATATCTAAAAAGATGCATTGAAAGTATTCTAAATCTTACAAACTATCAGAATTACGAGATCATAATTGTAGATAACGGATCTGACTCACGGGATACTTTAATGTATTTTTCCGAACTTCGTGATATTCCAGGAATAAGAATATTGCGGGATCCGAGGCCTTTTAATTACTCGGCATTAAATAATAATGCGGTACATAATGTCCGTGGGAGCATTATAGGACTGCTAAATGATGATGTGGAGGTTTTGTCCAGAGGCTGGCTTTCAGAAATGGTAAGCATTGTTCTACAGCCCGGTGTCGGAGCTGTTGGCGCCCGCCTTTTGTATCCAAATTCTAAGGACGGTCTGCAGCATGGAGGTGTTATCCTTGGATTAGGCGGAGTTGCCGGACACAGCCACCGTCATTGTATGAATCAAGATCATGGATATTTTGGACGCGCAAAGCTTATTCAATCATTTTCTGCTGTTACAGGCGCCTGCCTTATTGTAGAAAAAAGCACTTTTGAACATGTCAAAGGCTTTGATGAAAATCTGGCTGTTGCCTATAATGATGTTGATTTCTGTCTGAGAATCCGCGTCTTAGGCCTTAGAATAATATGTACGCCATTTGCAGAACTTATCCATCATGAATCCGTGTCTCGCGGAATTGACTATACACCTGAAAAGCAGAAAAGATTTGAATCTGAGACAGCCGCTATGCGCTTTAGATGGGGAAATCAATTAGAAAATGATCCTGCGTATAATCCCAATCTGGGGTTAGACACGGAAAAATTTGATATTGCGTGGCCTCCCAGAATAGAATTTCGGACGAGTATCGGAAGCAGAAATGAATATGCTTAGTAATTCATACTTGCCTGTATTTTGGTGTTATGGATAGAATTTCTATTTTGTTAAAACACTGCAGCAGAGACGGAAAAGGGCTTGAAATTGGTCCAAGCTATAATCCTGTTGCGCCTAAAAAAGAAGGCTTTAATGTAGAAACTGTTGATTATATATCCGAAGAGGATCTTAGGAAAATATATGCAAATAAAGAAAATTGTGATGCGTCAAAAATAGAAAAAGTCGATTATATATGGGAAAGCGGGATGCTTCATGACCTGATAGGCCGTGAATCTTTTTATGATTGGATAATAGCCTCTCATGTCATCGAGCATCTGCCTGATCCTCTCTCTTTTTTAGTTTCATGCAGCCATCTGCTTAAAAAAAACGGGATTCTGTCGCTTGCAATTCCTGATAAGAGATATTGTTTTGACTATTTTAGATGGCCTAATTCAACAGGTGATTTCTTGCAGGCATGCGAGGAGAAGAGAACACTGCACAATATTTCATCTATTTATGATAATTTTGCGTATTCTTGCAAAAGAAACGAGATGACTGCCTGGGGGCAGGACAACAAGGGAGAATTTTCCTTTAATCATAAATTAGAAGATGCGGCCTTGCAATTAGAAAAAAGGGCTAAAGAAGAACTTTATATTAACGTGCACGCATGGTGTTTTACTCCTTCAAGTTTCAGGCTGATATTGCTTGAGCTGCAGCTTTTAAAAAAGATAGATTTCTTCGAGATGGATTTTACTGAAACTACAGGATGCGAATTTTTTATCACTCTTCGCAAATTAAATGATGGAGATGTTCCTGACAGCTCTTTAAGACTTGAATTATGCAAAAAAATAATAGCAGAAATTTCTGAAGCTGATGAGAGTCCGAAACTAAAATCCAGTGAAAAATCAGATGAAGAAAAAAACTTTCTGTCATTATTATTTTCTGGATTTATCAGATTGTCAATGAGGTTTATCCAAGTGCTGGCAACAGATCCGTTGTCTCTGCCTTCTCGTATACGTAACAAATTATTTCCACCGCGAAATATGCAGATCATGACTGATATATCACATAGCAGTCAAAACAGCCTTGTCCTTGATCAATATTTAAAAGAACCGCCTTCGGATGAAAATACAATCAATGTATTCAAGGGAGAATGGACATCAATAATCCCCGGGATTCAAACAGGAGGCTTTGCAGCTCTTTTTGACGATAATCGTATCAAATGGTTTGCTGAATGTTACG
Above is a genomic segment from Nitrospiraceae bacterium containing:
- the larB gene encoding nickel pincer cofactor biosynthesis protein LarB translates to MIDKLKEILNYIKDNKISVEDAVKRLKHLPYEDISFAKIDHHRHLTQGIPEVIFARGKSLKQVISIAKAMKKKNKRFLITKSDKKIYDSLKIKGAVFYPASGVIEFGGVKKKKGSVVVVSAGTSDIPIAEEAAVTASFLGSNVQTIYDIGVAGLHRLLDNKHAFASARVIVVVAGMEGALPSVVGGLTDKPIIAVPTSIGYGASLGGLTALFAMLNSCVPGIAVMNIDNGFGAGCLAHKINLIDL
- a CDS encoding DEAD/DEAH box helicase; translation: MEFQRFNFNTTITNAIKDAGFTKPTPIQAQAMPHALQGQDIMGLAQTGTGKTAAFVLPILERLMKGSRNHVRAVIIAPTRELAEQIHTSIRDFGRHTKLRSVTVYGGVSIRQQIQKLRAGVEIVVACPGRLLDHIDHRTINLSNMEVLVLDEADRMFDMGFLPDIKKIVKHIPAKRQTMMFSATMPDDIRKLAHDILKDPVTVQISHAMPVNTVSHTLYPVSHHLKTELLLALLKHTKTGSVLVFTRTKHGAKRVGDQLKRAGYRAASMQGNLTQNKRQETLDGFRRGRYQILVATDIASRGIDISNISHVINYDMPDNVDAYTHRIGRTGRAAKTGDAFTFITRADEVMVKKIERVLRKKIDRRQLEDFDYKKSASGHDADFKRESYEEKRGPKQHRRGSYEHKREPKQHSESYGQKRASKEQGNDFYEHKHEPREQKPFLQHKRPEHPASYKSGFNKYKGDNAKPAYDSFAGSSEKPKAHKSAFSKYKGLHSKSSQSPFDNSSAPKRFSDSKRFKSRPNRPNTSR
- a CDS encoding glycosyltransferase family 2 protein, with translation MNIFEISLNKKILQLWKEIPHVISFIDYLYDIKCDCGGWIRFLIKAYMILYVEGFSGVNVRIKRYYELASRSQKGYAEWIMQYDLWTSQVENEIMRRAENLASKPIISVVMPVFDPNPNMLAEAIKSVLHQVYPNWQLCISDDASTNPEIREILHFYQKIDKRIKIVFRSSNGHISRASNDAVELAGGDYIALLDHDDLLAPDALYWTAEAICRNPQAEIIYSDEDKIDASGKRSEHYFKPDWNYDLMLSQNMISHLGVYKKTLVDQVGRFRPGFEGSQDYDLALRCIEKISSDQIIHIPRVLYHWRQHQQSTSKSIDAKPYALDAARRAIQEHLERININADVDFHPELPYYRVRYHLPKTLPLVSLIIPTRNNHRYLKRCIESILNLTNYQNYEIIIVDNGSDSRDTLMYFSELRDIPGIRILRDPRPFNYSALNNNAVHNVRGSIIGLLNDDVEVLSRGWLSEMVSIVLQPGVGAVGARLLYPNSKDGLQHGGVILGLGGVAGHSHRHCMNQDHGYFGRAKLIQSFSAVTGACLIVEKSTFEHVKGFDENLAVAYNDVDFCLRIRVLGLRIICTPFAELIHHESVSRGIDYTPEKQKRFESETAAMRFRWGNQLENDPAYNPNLGLDTEKFDIAWPPRIEFRTSIGSRNEYA
- a CDS encoding NAD(P)-dependent glycerol-3-phosphate dehydrogenase; protein product: MSYITVIGAGSWGTTLACLLAEKGYDTSLWVYEESLSEEIKGTRVNSIYLPDVKIHDDIKIFNKIENAVKDARYIVNAVPVQHIRCIFKNVYAHANKDAIIVSVSKGIEKNSLDTPSKILNGLSKHQVAVLSGPSFAKEVIQKMPTAVTIASDKKDTALILQEVFNTDYFRVYKHDDVVGVELGGALKNVMAIASGICDGLGLGNNARAALITRGLAEMRRIGAAMGAKKETFSGLSGLGDLVLTCTGSLSRNYNFGIKLAGGMKTSEILSQMKMVAEGVATAESAHELAKKHKVEMPIVEQVYNVLYKDKNPALAVNDLMTRALKAEFY
- a CDS encoding methyltransferase domain-containing protein encodes the protein MDRISILLKHCSRDGKGLEIGPSYNPVAPKKEGFNVETVDYISEEDLRKIYANKENCDASKIEKVDYIWESGMLHDLIGRESFYDWIIASHVIEHLPDPLSFLVSCSHLLKKNGILSLAIPDKRYCFDYFRWPNSTGDFLQACEEKRTLHNISSIYDNFAYSCKRNEMTAWGQDNKGEFSFNHKLEDAALQLEKRAKEELYINVHAWCFTPSSFRLILLELQLLKKIDFFEMDFTETTGCEFFITLRKLNDGDVPDSSLRLELCKKIIAEISEADESPKLKSSEKSDEEKNFLSLLFSGFIRLSMRFIQVLATDPLSLPSRIRNKLFPPRNMQIMTDISHSSQNSLVLDQYLKEPPSDENTINVFKGEWTSIIPGIQTGGFAALFDDNRIKWFAECYGGFKGKSVLELGPLEGGHTYMLCKAGADPVIAIESNQKAFLKCLITKEIMGHSAKILLGDFTQYLENTTERFDFVLASGVLYHMIDPVNVLENISKVSNHIGIWTHYYDKDVINSSDNLRKKFDGKNEEVCWRNHVFIKHRYNYFDALNWGGFCGGSNPFSYWLTRDDILLVMRELGFDVKIGIDHIDHPNGPSLLFYAYRSLNLI